TTTTCCTTTCTCTCGATTCCTTCAACTGAACCAACCAACAATGGCGATCAAAacctccattttctctctcctaactaTCTTCATCATCCTTCTCATCATCCTTTCCTTTTTCACTCCCTCAGTTTCAGCAAACTCCCTCGAACACCCACGACAATTAATCGACGAAACTTACTTCCAAGACTTATACAACATGGACATTCACTTTCCTCTCTCCTTTCCGCCCTCGTCGCCGTTGCCACCCACCGGTTCACCGCTCGTTCCGGCGTTCTTCGTACTCGGAGACTCCTCTGTTGACTGCGGAAACAACAACTTTCTTGGGACTTTCGCCCGCGCTGACCGCCTCCCTTATGGCAAAGACTTCGACACTCATCAACCTACTGGAAGGTTCTGCAATGGAAGAATTCCTGTTGATTTTCTAGGTTTGCTTACTTTATTTACCCAtttattgtttttctttttttgattaTGGGTCACTTCTTGATTTTAATTTCATGCTGAAATTCATTTCTGGGTATTTGTGATCTTGGGTTTCTTGCTGAATTTAGCTTCAATAAATCAAACGGAGTAACTTTctggattttgatttttgcgTCGTGAAATtacatttttgaattttgaacaaatCAATTTGGCGGGGGGGTTTTTATAGGGTTTTATGTTGTTGAAATTTCTGAATTACTGATGAAAATGTAGCTTGTGTTTAGTTTGAAATGTATTGATCAATTGATTTTGATGGTTTGTTGATGAAATTTGCTTCAATCAGTCATATTCATTTCTGGGTTTTGAGGGGTTTATTTGATAATCATGCCCTGAAATTTCATTTGTGAACAAATTATTGTAGTGGGGTTTTTATGTAGTTCAAATTTCTAAATTCTTTTTTTGTTCATCTTATTGATGAAATTGCAGCTTAGGTTTAGTTTAAAATTGTATTGATCAGTTGATTTGGATCATTTGTTGTTTAGCATTGCGATTAGGGCTTCCATTTGTACCAAGTTACCTAGGACAAGCAGGGACCATTGATGCTATGATTCGTGGGGTGAATTATGCTTCTGCTGGTGCTGGAATTATTTTCTCAAGTGGCTCAGATCTGgtaaaaatcttaatattcttcTAAGTTTACAATAATCTTCACAAAGTTAATTTTCAATGTTATGCTGATATAATGTGAACAACATGTATTTGCTGATATTTAGTCTAGGTAAAATCGGCGCCCTAATCTATTTATTCTCAAGGGAAATAACTATGTGTGAGTGTGTGACTACATATGTTACAGTGACTTAGATTTCAccattggaatttgaattttctGTGTCAAAAAAACTTCTGCAAGATACTGTGTGAGTGTAGTGATGGACCCGAGGTACCTTAGGTGTGTAGGACGCGTTCTTGAGTTCATCAGAAAAGCAGAAGGGTTGCAATGATTTATGACAGTCAGAAGATTAATCATATGACCAATGAGTAAATAGAATCAAGGGATATGAAATGAAAACATTCTATGATGAGGGAATGGAATTATTGGGTGTGAGTTAGATGATGCTCATAGGATTACACTACTGTATTTTTTTTCTGGTTTGTTCTTGAGACATCTTCATCTGGTTTAAGATCAGTGTAAATGGTATTGAACTGCATACGAGCATCTGATATTCGATGTTTCTTTTGCTGGAATAATTTCTGCAGGGACAGCGCATCTCCTTAGCGCAGCAAATACAGCAGGTCACAGACACATTTCAATTGTTCATGATGAGCATGGGTGAAGATGCTGCAGTTCGTCTCATCTCTGATTCAATCTTCTACATTTCTATTGGAACCAATGACTACATACATTACTATCTCCAAAATGTATCGGGTATTCAATCTTTGTATACTCCCTGGAGTTTTAACCATTTCCTTTCAACCTCATTGAAGCAGGAAATCAAGGTGATTAGCATCATAGTAGTTTAGTTTGGCAAGTTTGTTAATTAAGATTATCATCATATGTTTGCTAATATATTTTTGTAACATCTGTTTTGAAAGAATCTACACATATCACATGTGCGGAAAGTGGTGGTAATGGGAATTGCACCAATGGGATGTGCTCCTCACTACCTATGGAGATATAGAAGCAAAAATGGGGAGTGCATTCCAGAAATCAACAATATGATAATGGAGTTCAACTTTGTGATGAGATACATGATTCAGGAACTAAACCAGGAACTTTCTGATTCCAAAATCACCTTTTGTGATATGTATGAAGGTTCTATGGATATCATAGAGAACCATCAACACTATGGTACTGTAAATATCTCAAATCCTTCAATTCTGATTGATATCATATTTGCTTCTGAAAACACTGAACAATGCTTGAGTAATTGGTGTATGTATGTAGGGCTCGAAGTTACAACCGATGCATGCTGTGGATTAGGAAGATACAAGGGCTGGATTATGTGTTTATCATCTGAAATGGCTTGCAACAATGCTTCTACACACATTTGGTGGGACCAGTTTCATCCAACAGCTGCTGTAAATGGAATACTTGCAGATAATGTTTGGTCCGGATTGCATTCAAGTATGTGCTACCCTATGAACATGAAGGACATGGTTTTTTCTGCATAGATAAAGGTGCTTCTTTTTGTAACCTCACAGATACATTAATACTATAATGTGTTTGTTTTACACGTGACAAAAGTCGGTAAATATACATCATACTGAATAGTTGGAGTTCTGACACTTACCAATATTCTCTCAAGGGAGACAATTCTGTATAGTTTCTTGCGAATGACATTGATATATGATAATATAGTTCATGTTATATGCTTTCTTAATACATCTTGGATTCTGATTCTGTATCATTTCTGTGTCTAAAACTTGGAAATCCAGTTGGAATGTCCCTGCAAAGATGAAGATACAATTATGTCAATGTCATATTTCAAATCTTTATATGGTGAAAGTTGAACAAACTGTAAAAATTATTTACTTCAAATATGGAATTGTCATATTCTTCAGTATGGAAGgatttctagctacaagagccTCCCACTCTTCCAGATCAATCTTCCCGTCACCTTTAAAATCTGCTTCTTCAAATGTCTATTGAAACAGACAGATGAGATTCATATTAGAATTATGATATCATTGTTTGCTTCTGTTTATTTGGCAAGCTTGAGGATCACCTTGTCGATTATTGTTTGGATGATGTCATCTGAAAGGAGTAAATCAGACTCGTCTAGGAAAGCCAAAATCATCACTCTAACCTGTCACATTTTGCTTATGAGTTAATTTCTGCTTGTTTTGTTCattctcaaaatcaaaatatcAAAGATATTACTTCCCCCAAAATGCAAAGAAGGGCTAAAAAATAACGAAAATTCCAGGTGCAGATGATGCTTGCAGAGTTGCAGGAATTAGGAATATGATGGTTAACTGAAAGAAAATTAACAGCAACAAACCTCATCAGGCTCTATGTAACCAGTATCCCATACATCATATAGATGAAATGCACCTGATACATTGAAGAGAAAGCATTAGAACTTGTCCAAAAATGCAGggaacatattttttaataggTCAAGGAAGGAGAATGGACAGCCATACAAAAAGCTTTTTCAGTCTGGGTTGCATTTGGATGGAAGGTGCTCAAAGCTTGGACAAACTCTTCAAAATCTATTAAACCATCATGCTTTGAATCAAACTGCTGGAACATCTGCTATGATTTGAGTGAAAAAGAAACTTTAAGTAATTTGCTAAATGCACTGTTCTTATCAAAAGCAGGTGAGAACTGAGAAGTGCAACCCTATCAGCAAAAAGACTTTGTTTTCTTCTGTTTCTGAACAACCCAAGTTGGAATTCTTCCTGCACAAAGAATATGGAAGATGTTTATACACTTTCTACTCTTGCTTCGTAAGAAAACTAGAACACTTGAAGTATGATCAAAATCTAACTTTGCTAATGAAGCCGTCATCAACAACTAAACTGCTCAACCTTCTGAATAACTCGTATAAGCTCTCCACCTCAGTCACAGTAACTGCATGTTGATCCAACATAACATAAATCATTAAGGGCATATTGTATTTCTTGTTCTATGCAAGAAAAGATTAAGAAGATTGTAGCTTACAGTGAGTTTGAGCTGCCAAAACAGCTGAATCTTTAAATCTGTTCCTTTCTTTCCTGCAAAAATTACCCATCAGTTTATTTGTTGACTGACTGCTCTATGAAGATTGCTCCTTGTCCATTGAATTATCGGTGCAACCTCGTTGCCTCATGTTATACAGAATAGATGGCATCAAAATAATAGGCATGAATCAAAAGTGAATACTGTTTTTACTGTTGTACAGCAGTACAGGCCCGAAGGGAAAATCTTTTTATTTTCCTGAATTGTTTGTTATATCTGAGTATAAAATGATGTTACATCTCCAACACAGATTGGAGATATGATGTATGAAATTGTTATATCTGATTCTGATTATGTCTGCAAAATGATGTTACATCTCCAACACAGAAATGGAATATGATGTATGAAATTGAGATAATGCGACAACTAATCCTGTCGCGGGGAGTATGTTTCCAATAGAAAGTAGTTTACTGCAATTCTGCAAATTGCACATTATTCACCAATGACCTACCTTGAGAATTTTTTCAATTAAACATTTCGAATTTATTCTACCTTACAGAACCATGTTCTTCCTGCATTTGTAATATAGAAGAAGATTTACTGCTATTCTAGGAAGAAATGACCCCTGAGGACCTGATTGAAtgccatgttctcaaaattttaGCAAATTATGGTGGAAATTTCGTCTGCGCGTTTCTTGGGAATCTGATTCTTCACCCTGTAGCAAATTCCATCTCTTTTCTTTGTGGAATCAATCAGTTTATAGTAAGTTTTAGAAAATCATGGTTGAAATTATTTCCCGAAAAAGTGAAATCTTGGGTTTAAGCTTTAATTTTCATTtctaacataaataaataaaaattattttgaaaGGTATGCTGTACATGTTTAGCAGTTGTAACATTTCAACAAGGGATGCACCCTTTTGGGACAAATAATCTGCCCAACCGATAACTGATGACAAACAGCCGAGTAAAGTGGTTAATACTGTAATTACGAATCATCTGAACATACAATTTCTGAACTGTAGCTGATATTCATACAGTAATTAGGTTGATGAACTGGCAAAATTCTGAACAAAAGCTGTTCTGGGAATCAATCTCAACACGATGCTTCATTTGCCGGTGATCTTCCAAACTTCAGCTCGGTTTATCATTGCAGTTAATCTGCTAAAAACGGCTAAAGATACCAAATTGTCCACACATTTTGGACTCCCTGACTTCCTTAATTAACTTTCTTCAGATCAACATTATCTTATTTTCAACAAAACTTGGAAATACTGTGGACACATCCCTACAAATGGAGCATTAGTCAGTCTAATGCTCGAACTTCAAAGAGAAAAATATAATCATTgaaatagattttaagatataAGACATACATTAAGTAAGGAATTGTCATGTTTTTCAGTAGTGACGGATTCTTTCCCACAAATTCCTTCCATTCTTCTAGATCAATCTTCCCATCTTGATTGGAATCTGCTTCGTTGAAGGCCTGCATTTTTAACAGCACGGTAGAAAAGTTCATTTTCTGTTGGTCAATGTAAATATAACTCCGAAAAAATTGATATATAATCAGTTGGAGCAAACGAAATGGAAAAGTTTCCATGAAGATATATGTAAATATGACGATACATTTTCCACTATTTCTTCAATAACTTCATCTGGTAGTTCTA
This Spinacia oleracea cultivar Varoflay chromosome 6, BTI_SOV_V1, whole genome shotgun sequence DNA region includes the following protein-coding sequences:
- the LOC110786366 gene encoding GDSL esterase/lipase 7, encoding MAIKTSIFSLLTIFIILLIILSFFTPSVSANSLEHPRQLIDETYFQDLYNMDIHFPLSFPPSSPLPPTGSPLVPAFFVLGDSSVDCGNNNFLGTFARADRLPYGKDFDTHQPTGRFCNGRIPVDFLALRLGLPFVPSYLGQAGTIDAMIRGVNYASAGAGIIFSSGSDLGQRISLAQQIQQVTDTFQLFMMSMGEDAAVRLISDSIFYISIGTNDYIHYYLQNVSGIQSLYTPWSFNHFLSTSLKQEIKNLHISHVRKVVVMGIAPMGCAPHYLWRYRSKNGECIPEINNMIMEFNFVMRYMIQELNQELSDSKITFCDMYEGSMDIIENHQHYGLEVTTDACCGLGRYKGWIMCLSSEMACNNASTHIWWDQFHPTAAVNGILADNVWSGLHSSMCYPMNMKDMVFSA
- the LOC110786367 gene encoding calcineurin B-like protein 3, producing the protein MGNFCRKERNRFKDSAVLAAQTHFTVTEVESLYELFRRLSSLVVDDGFISKEEFQLGLFRNRRKQSLFADRMFQQFDSKHDGLIDFEEFVQALSTFHPNATQTEKAFCAFHLYDVWDTGYIEPDEVRVMILAFLDESDLLLSDDIIQTIIDKTFEEADFKGDGKIDLEEWEALVARNPSILKNMTIPYLKDIPTGFPSFRHRNDTESESKMY